From one Musa acuminata AAA Group cultivar baxijiao chromosome BXJ2-6, Cavendish_Baxijiao_AAA, whole genome shotgun sequence genomic stretch:
- the LOC135581428 gene encoding ABC transporter C family member 10-like isoform X2, whose translation MDAIRSARMAFCGGNICSDLAGANCGLGGILYSNTCVNHFFVMLINVLLVFSFFLNFTHKVSCGVGTMERSFWSLSPVRISSLIFSGLLGLAYIGLGLWKLEEKLRKGTTLLLFCTCNGSKAKEDQESSEESIYAPLNSKYSAKSSHPVELITPFAQAGFLSRVSFWWLNPLMKQGYKKPLEEKDVPQLGELDSAESLCSLFLERLNNQKQNNQASSSSYLWIIVSCHKKEIFSSGFFALLKVLTMSAGPVLLNAFIKVSAGLGNFQYEGYLLASGMFMVKFLESLSQRQWQFRTRMLGLKVRSLLSAAIFQKQLRLSSSAKLIHSSGEIMNYVTVDAYRVGEFPVWFHQMWTIVIQLGIALVILYHAVGFATVSPMIVIMLTVLCNIPVSKLQHKFQTRLMEAQDERLKSMSEALVNMKVLKLYAWDTHFKEVIEGLRAKECKWLSAFQLQRAYNTFLFWSSPVAVSAATFLACYLFEIPLYPSNVFTFVATLRLIQDPVRSIPDVIGAVIQAEVAYGRIGKFLDATELQNGDLRRKCNVNLEKSIMIKSASFSWDRNPSKPTLENINLELKPGEKAAICGEVGSGKSTLLEAILGEIPNTEGMIQVCGKIAYVSQNAWIQTGSVQDNILFGSVMDRQRYQETIEKCSLVKDFEMLPLGDLTEIGERGVNLSGGQKQRIQLARALYQDADIYLLDDPFSAVDAQTATDLFNEYVMGALLAKTVLLVTHKVDFLQAFDPILLMSDGKILHAAPYHELLASSEVFQKLTNAHKGIVSPESLEKVVSQKEAETVRRELSCSIKQQSMAKLTGEDQLIKKEEREKGDTGLKPYLQYLNQNKGFLYFSLAALSHLIFMAGQISQNSWMAANVQNPQVSTLRLIMVYLAIGCSTALFLLSRSVFIVILGLQSSKSLFIQLLNSLLHAPMSFFDSTPLGRILTRVSADTSIVDIDVPFSLIFSISASINIYCNLGVLIAVTWQVLFVSIPMIYLTIRLQGYYLASAKELMRINGTTKSLVANHLAESISGAIIIRAYEEEDRFFTMFLKLVDRNASPFFHNFSASEWLIQRLETMGAVVLSTSALLMALLPAGTFSSGFVGMALSYGFSLNMSLVFASQNQCILANNIVSVERLNQYMHITREASEIVEGNRPPPNWPVVGRVVLQDLKIRYRPDTPLILKGINCTFEGGHKIGIVGRTGSGKSTLIGALFRIVEPAGGKIIIDDIDIVTIGLHDLRSRFAVIPQDPTLFHGSVRYNLDPLSQYTDQQIWEVLDKCQLREVVQEKEHGLDSLVVEDGSNWSMGQRQLFCLGRALLRRSRILVLDEATASIDNATDAILQKTIRREFADCTVITVAHRILTVVDCTMVLAISEGKVVEYDCPLKLMKTKGSLLGELVKEYWSHTSASSIRATDS comes from the exons ATGGATGCCATAAGAA GCGCTCGGATGGCTTTCTGTGGGGGAAATATCTGTTCAGATCTTGCTGGAGCCAATTGTGGTCTTGGTGGAATTCTCTACTCAAACACTTGTGTCAACCACTTCTTTGTCATGTTAATCAATGTGCTTCTTGTCTTCTCTTTCTTCCTAAATTTCACTCACAAAGTTTCATGTGGAGTTGGTACAATGGAGAGATCCTTTTGGAGCTTGTCCCCAGTGCGAATTTCTTCTCTGATCTTTAGTGGCTTATTGGGTTTGGCCTATATTGGCCTTGGATTATGGAAGTTGGAAGAGAAATTAAGGAAGG GCACTACACTTTTGTTGTTTTGCACCTGTAACGGATCCAAAGCTAAGGAGGACCAAGAAAGTTCCGAGGAGTCTATTTATGCACCACTGAATAGCAAATATAGTGCAAAATCAAGTCACCCAGTGGAATTGATCACTCCTTTTGCACAAGCTGGCTTCCTCAGTAGAGTGTCATTTTGGTGGTTAAACCCTTTGATGAAGCAGGGCTATAAAAAGCCGCTGGAGGAGAAAGATGTACCGCAACTAGGTGAACTAGATTCAGCAGAAAGCCTCTGCTCTTTGTTTCTCGAGAGACTGAATAACCAAAAACAGAATAACCAAGCCTCCTCTTCGTCCTACTTATGGATAATTGTTTCTTGCCataagaaagaaattttttcTTCTGGTTTCTTTGCGTTGCTCAAGGTTCTAACCATGTCAGCTGGTCCAGTGCTTCTTAATGCCTTTATCAAAGTCTCAGCAGGTTTGGGAAATTTTCAGTATGAAGGTTACTTATTGGCATCAGGAATGTTCATGGTGAAATTCTTGGAATCTTTATCTCAAAGGCAATGGCAGTTCCGCACCAGAATGTTGGGACTAAAAGTGAGATCTCTGTTATCAGCAGCTATTTTCCAAAAGCAATTGAGGCTGTCAAGCTCTGCTAAGCTGATTCATTCTTCTGGAGAGATAATGAATTATGTTACAGTTGATGCCTATAGAGTAGGGGAATTCCCAGTCTGGTTTCATCAAATGTGGACGATAGTTATTCAACTCGGCATTGCTTTAGTAATTCTTTACCATGCTGTGGGTTTTGCTACGGTTTCTCCCATGATTGTGATCATGCTTACTGTTCTTTGTAACATTCCAGTGTCCAAGCTACAGCACAAGTTTCAAACGAGGCTTATGGAAGCTCAGGATGAAAGACTGAAATCTATGTCAGAGGCACTGGTAAATATGAAAGTATTAAAGCTTTACGCTTGGGATACACATTTCAAGGAGGTCATCGAAGGGTTAAGGGCCAAAGAGTGCAAATGGCTGTCAGCATTTCAGCTACAGAGAGCATACAATACCTTCCTCTTTTGGTCATCACCTGTAGCAGTCTCTGCTGCTACATTCTTGGCTTGCTATCTTTTTGAGATACCTCTGTATCCAAGTAATGTCTTCACATTTGTAGCAACATTGCGACTCATTCAAGATCCAGTCAGatcaattcctgatgttataggaGCAGTTATTCAAGCAGAGGTTGCATATGGCCGCATAGGAAAGTTTCTTGATGCGACTGAGTTGCAGAATGGGGATCTCAGAAGAAAATGCAATgttaatctcgaaaaatcaataatGATTAAGTCTGCTAGCTTTTCTTGGGATAGAAATCCATCTAAACCCACATTGGAGAACATCAACTTAGAGCTCAAACCTGGAGAAAAGGCAGCAATCTGTGGTGAGGTTGGATCTGGAAAGTCAACTCTTTTGGAAGCTATTCTTGGAGAGATTCCAAATACCGAAGGGATG ATTCAAGTCTGTGGCAAGATTGCCTATGTTTCTCAGAATGCATGGATCCAGACGGGAAGTGTGCAAGATAATATTCTCTTTGGCTCTGTGATGGATAGGCAACGATACCAGGAAACTATAGAGAAATGTTCCCTGGTCAAGGATTTTGAGATGCTGCCTCTTGGAGATCTTACTGAAATTGGAGAAAGAGGAGTAAATCTTAGTGGTGGTCAGAAGCAGCGCATTCAACTTGCACGTGCATTGTATCAGGATGCTGATATATATCTCTTAGATGATCCTTTCAGTGCTGTTGATGCCCAAACCGCTACCGATTTATTCAAT GAATATGTCATGGGAGCTTTGTTAGCAAAGACAGTTCTACTTGTAACTCATAAAGTGGATTTTCTTCAAGCATTTGATCCTATACTG CTGATGTCAGATGGAAAAATTCTTCATGCTGCTCCTTATCATGAACTATTGGCTTCCAGCGAAGTATTTCAGAAACTTACCAATGCACATAAGGGCATTGTTAGTCCTGAAAGTCTTGAAAAGGTTGTTTCTCAGAAAGAAGCTGAAACTGTCAGAAGAGAGCTCAGTTGTAGTATTAAACAGCAAAGCATGGCAAAATTGACAGGAGAAGATCAATTGATTAAGAAAGAGGAAAGAGAGAAGGGTGATACTGGTCTAAAGCCTTATTTGCAGTACTTGAATCAGAACAAGGGATTCTTGTACTTCTCGCTGGCAGCTCTTTCTCATCTGATCTTTATGGCTGGGCAGATCTCTCAGAACTCATGGATGGCTGCCAATGTTCAAAATCCTCAAGTGAGCACATTGCGATTGATTATGGTTTACTTGGCAATTGGGTGTAGCACTGCACTGTTCTTATTATCTAGATCCGTGTTTATTGTTATCTTGGGTCTGCAGTCATCAAAATCCCTATTTATTCAACTGCTTAACTCGCTATTGCATGCTCCTATGTCATTTTTCGACTCCACTCCTCTAGGACGGATATTAACTAGG GTCTCTGCCGATACGAGCATAGTCGACATTGATGTTCCTTTTAGTTTAATTTTTAGTATCAGTGCTAGTATCAACATTTACTGCAACCTTGGGGTGCTGATTGCTGTCACTTGGCAAGTGCTATTTGTCTCTATACCAATGATTTATTTGACCATTCGTTTGCAG GGATACTACTTGGCATCTGCAAAGGAGTTGATGCGGATCAATGGAACCACCAAGTCTCTTGTTGCAAACCACCTAGCTGAATCTATATCAGGGGCAATAATTATAAGAGCTTATGAGGAAGAAGACCGTTTCTTTACTATGTTTTTGAAGCTTGTTGACAGAAACGCTAGCCCATTTTTCCATAATTTTTCAGCTAGTGAGTGGTTGATCCAGCGTTTGGAGACCATGGGCGCTGTTGTTCTTTCAACTTCAGCTCTTTTAATGGCTTTGCTTCCTGCAGGAACTTTTAGCTCAG GATTTGTTGGCATGGCACTATCTTATGGGTTTTCATTAAATATGTCCCTTGTTTTTGCTAGTCAAAATCAGTGCATACTTGCAAATAATATCGTCTCTGTAGAAAGGCTGAATCAGTATATGCACATCACCAGGGAAGCCTCTGAAATTGTTGAAGGCAACCGGCCTCCACCAAATTGGCCTGTTGTTGGTAGAGTTGTGCTTCAGGATCTGAAG ATCAGGTATCGACCAGATACTCCCCTTATACTTAAAGGGATCAATTGCACATTTGAGGGAGGACACAAAATTGGGATAGTTGGCCGAACTGGAAGTGGGAAATCAACTCTAATAGGTGCACTATTTCGAATTGTTGAGCCAGCTGGAGGAAAAATCATTATAGATGACATTGACATTGTCACGATTGGGCTTCATGATCTAAGGTCCCGATTTGCTGTCATACCTCAAGATCCAACACTTTTCCATGGCTCAGTTAGATATAACTTGGATCCTTTGAGTCAATACACTGATCAGCAAATATGGGAG GTCCTTGATAAATGTCAGCTACGAGAAGTTGTTCAAGAGAAAGAACATGGCCTGGATTCACTAG TTGTTGAAGATGGATCTAATTGGAGCATGGGACAACGGCAGTTGTTTTGTTTGGGAAGAGCATTATTACGCAGAAGTCGTATATTAGTTCTTGATGAAGCCACAGCATCAATTGACAATGCCACAGATGCGATCCTTCAAAAGACCATTAGAAGAGAATTTGCAGATTGCACTGTGATTACTGTGGCTCATAGAATCCTAACCGTGGTGGATTGCACGATGGTGCTTGCTATTAGTGAAG GAAAAGTTGTGGAGTATGACTGCCCACTGAAATTGATGAAGACCAAAGGATCTCTACTAGGGGAGCTTGTCAAAGAATACTGGTCCCATACTTCTGCTTCTAGCATCCGAGCCACGGATTCCTAG
- the LOC135581428 gene encoding ABC transporter C family member 10-like isoform X1, translating to MDAIRSARMAFCGGNICSDLAGANCGLGGILYSNTCVNHFFVMLINVLLVFSFFLNFTHKVSCGVGTMERSFWSLSPVRISSLIFSGLLGLAYIGLGLWKLEEKLRKGEGFFPLHWWLLVFSQGFTWVAMCLAVSIRAKHLGNTFVRLWSGLASAFAGFLCISSVLSILVENSTSTRIALNLLSLPGTTLLLFCTCNGSKAKEDQESSEESIYAPLNSKYSAKSSHPVELITPFAQAGFLSRVSFWWLNPLMKQGYKKPLEEKDVPQLGELDSAESLCSLFLERLNNQKQNNQASSSSYLWIIVSCHKKEIFSSGFFALLKVLTMSAGPVLLNAFIKVSAGLGNFQYEGYLLASGMFMVKFLESLSQRQWQFRTRMLGLKVRSLLSAAIFQKQLRLSSSAKLIHSSGEIMNYVTVDAYRVGEFPVWFHQMWTIVIQLGIALVILYHAVGFATVSPMIVIMLTVLCNIPVSKLQHKFQTRLMEAQDERLKSMSEALVNMKVLKLYAWDTHFKEVIEGLRAKECKWLSAFQLQRAYNTFLFWSSPVAVSAATFLACYLFEIPLYPSNVFTFVATLRLIQDPVRSIPDVIGAVIQAEVAYGRIGKFLDATELQNGDLRRKCNVNLEKSIMIKSASFSWDRNPSKPTLENINLELKPGEKAAICGEVGSGKSTLLEAILGEIPNTEGMIQVCGKIAYVSQNAWIQTGSVQDNILFGSVMDRQRYQETIEKCSLVKDFEMLPLGDLTEIGERGVNLSGGQKQRIQLARALYQDADIYLLDDPFSAVDAQTATDLFNEYVMGALLAKTVLLVTHKVDFLQAFDPILLMSDGKILHAAPYHELLASSEVFQKLTNAHKGIVSPESLEKVVSQKEAETVRRELSCSIKQQSMAKLTGEDQLIKKEEREKGDTGLKPYLQYLNQNKGFLYFSLAALSHLIFMAGQISQNSWMAANVQNPQVSTLRLIMVYLAIGCSTALFLLSRSVFIVILGLQSSKSLFIQLLNSLLHAPMSFFDSTPLGRILTRVSADTSIVDIDVPFSLIFSISASINIYCNLGVLIAVTWQVLFVSIPMIYLTIRLQGYYLASAKELMRINGTTKSLVANHLAESISGAIIIRAYEEEDRFFTMFLKLVDRNASPFFHNFSASEWLIQRLETMGAVVLSTSALLMALLPAGTFSSGFVGMALSYGFSLNMSLVFASQNQCILANNIVSVERLNQYMHITREASEIVEGNRPPPNWPVVGRVVLQDLKIRYRPDTPLILKGINCTFEGGHKIGIVGRTGSGKSTLIGALFRIVEPAGGKIIIDDIDIVTIGLHDLRSRFAVIPQDPTLFHGSVRYNLDPLSQYTDQQIWEVLDKCQLREVVQEKEHGLDSLVVEDGSNWSMGQRQLFCLGRALLRRSRILVLDEATASIDNATDAILQKTIRREFADCTVITVAHRILTVVDCTMVLAISEGKVVEYDCPLKLMKTKGSLLGELVKEYWSHTSASSIRATDS from the exons ATGGATGCCATAAGAA GCGCTCGGATGGCTTTCTGTGGGGGAAATATCTGTTCAGATCTTGCTGGAGCCAATTGTGGTCTTGGTGGAATTCTCTACTCAAACACTTGTGTCAACCACTTCTTTGTCATGTTAATCAATGTGCTTCTTGTCTTCTCTTTCTTCCTAAATTTCACTCACAAAGTTTCATGTGGAGTTGGTACAATGGAGAGATCCTTTTGGAGCTTGTCCCCAGTGCGAATTTCTTCTCTGATCTTTAGTGGCTTATTGGGTTTGGCCTATATTGGCCTTGGATTATGGAAGTTGGAAGAGAAATTAAGGAAGGGTGAGGGCTTCTTCCCTTTGCATTGGTGGCTACTGGTATTTTCTCAGGGTTTTACCTGGGTGGCAATGTGCTTGGCAGTGAGCATAAGAGCCAAGCATCTAGGAAACACCTTTGTTAGGCTGTGGTCAGGATTAGCTAGTGCTTTTGCTGGGTTTCTTTGTATCTCTTCTGTCTTGAGCATCCTTGTAGAGAATTCCACTTCGACAAGAATTGCTCTCAATCTTTTGTCATTGCCAGGCACTACACTTTTGTTGTTTTGCACCTGTAACGGATCCAAAGCTAAGGAGGACCAAGAAAGTTCCGAGGAGTCTATTTATGCACCACTGAATAGCAAATATAGTGCAAAATCAAGTCACCCAGTGGAATTGATCACTCCTTTTGCACAAGCTGGCTTCCTCAGTAGAGTGTCATTTTGGTGGTTAAACCCTTTGATGAAGCAGGGCTATAAAAAGCCGCTGGAGGAGAAAGATGTACCGCAACTAGGTGAACTAGATTCAGCAGAAAGCCTCTGCTCTTTGTTTCTCGAGAGACTGAATAACCAAAAACAGAATAACCAAGCCTCCTCTTCGTCCTACTTATGGATAATTGTTTCTTGCCataagaaagaaattttttcTTCTGGTTTCTTTGCGTTGCTCAAGGTTCTAACCATGTCAGCTGGTCCAGTGCTTCTTAATGCCTTTATCAAAGTCTCAGCAGGTTTGGGAAATTTTCAGTATGAAGGTTACTTATTGGCATCAGGAATGTTCATGGTGAAATTCTTGGAATCTTTATCTCAAAGGCAATGGCAGTTCCGCACCAGAATGTTGGGACTAAAAGTGAGATCTCTGTTATCAGCAGCTATTTTCCAAAAGCAATTGAGGCTGTCAAGCTCTGCTAAGCTGATTCATTCTTCTGGAGAGATAATGAATTATGTTACAGTTGATGCCTATAGAGTAGGGGAATTCCCAGTCTGGTTTCATCAAATGTGGACGATAGTTATTCAACTCGGCATTGCTTTAGTAATTCTTTACCATGCTGTGGGTTTTGCTACGGTTTCTCCCATGATTGTGATCATGCTTACTGTTCTTTGTAACATTCCAGTGTCCAAGCTACAGCACAAGTTTCAAACGAGGCTTATGGAAGCTCAGGATGAAAGACTGAAATCTATGTCAGAGGCACTGGTAAATATGAAAGTATTAAAGCTTTACGCTTGGGATACACATTTCAAGGAGGTCATCGAAGGGTTAAGGGCCAAAGAGTGCAAATGGCTGTCAGCATTTCAGCTACAGAGAGCATACAATACCTTCCTCTTTTGGTCATCACCTGTAGCAGTCTCTGCTGCTACATTCTTGGCTTGCTATCTTTTTGAGATACCTCTGTATCCAAGTAATGTCTTCACATTTGTAGCAACATTGCGACTCATTCAAGATCCAGTCAGatcaattcctgatgttataggaGCAGTTATTCAAGCAGAGGTTGCATATGGCCGCATAGGAAAGTTTCTTGATGCGACTGAGTTGCAGAATGGGGATCTCAGAAGAAAATGCAATgttaatctcgaaaaatcaataatGATTAAGTCTGCTAGCTTTTCTTGGGATAGAAATCCATCTAAACCCACATTGGAGAACATCAACTTAGAGCTCAAACCTGGAGAAAAGGCAGCAATCTGTGGTGAGGTTGGATCTGGAAAGTCAACTCTTTTGGAAGCTATTCTTGGAGAGATTCCAAATACCGAAGGGATG ATTCAAGTCTGTGGCAAGATTGCCTATGTTTCTCAGAATGCATGGATCCAGACGGGAAGTGTGCAAGATAATATTCTCTTTGGCTCTGTGATGGATAGGCAACGATACCAGGAAACTATAGAGAAATGTTCCCTGGTCAAGGATTTTGAGATGCTGCCTCTTGGAGATCTTACTGAAATTGGAGAAAGAGGAGTAAATCTTAGTGGTGGTCAGAAGCAGCGCATTCAACTTGCACGTGCATTGTATCAGGATGCTGATATATATCTCTTAGATGATCCTTTCAGTGCTGTTGATGCCCAAACCGCTACCGATTTATTCAAT GAATATGTCATGGGAGCTTTGTTAGCAAAGACAGTTCTACTTGTAACTCATAAAGTGGATTTTCTTCAAGCATTTGATCCTATACTG CTGATGTCAGATGGAAAAATTCTTCATGCTGCTCCTTATCATGAACTATTGGCTTCCAGCGAAGTATTTCAGAAACTTACCAATGCACATAAGGGCATTGTTAGTCCTGAAAGTCTTGAAAAGGTTGTTTCTCAGAAAGAAGCTGAAACTGTCAGAAGAGAGCTCAGTTGTAGTATTAAACAGCAAAGCATGGCAAAATTGACAGGAGAAGATCAATTGATTAAGAAAGAGGAAAGAGAGAAGGGTGATACTGGTCTAAAGCCTTATTTGCAGTACTTGAATCAGAACAAGGGATTCTTGTACTTCTCGCTGGCAGCTCTTTCTCATCTGATCTTTATGGCTGGGCAGATCTCTCAGAACTCATGGATGGCTGCCAATGTTCAAAATCCTCAAGTGAGCACATTGCGATTGATTATGGTTTACTTGGCAATTGGGTGTAGCACTGCACTGTTCTTATTATCTAGATCCGTGTTTATTGTTATCTTGGGTCTGCAGTCATCAAAATCCCTATTTATTCAACTGCTTAACTCGCTATTGCATGCTCCTATGTCATTTTTCGACTCCACTCCTCTAGGACGGATATTAACTAGG GTCTCTGCCGATACGAGCATAGTCGACATTGATGTTCCTTTTAGTTTAATTTTTAGTATCAGTGCTAGTATCAACATTTACTGCAACCTTGGGGTGCTGATTGCTGTCACTTGGCAAGTGCTATTTGTCTCTATACCAATGATTTATTTGACCATTCGTTTGCAG GGATACTACTTGGCATCTGCAAAGGAGTTGATGCGGATCAATGGAACCACCAAGTCTCTTGTTGCAAACCACCTAGCTGAATCTATATCAGGGGCAATAATTATAAGAGCTTATGAGGAAGAAGACCGTTTCTTTACTATGTTTTTGAAGCTTGTTGACAGAAACGCTAGCCCATTTTTCCATAATTTTTCAGCTAGTGAGTGGTTGATCCAGCGTTTGGAGACCATGGGCGCTGTTGTTCTTTCAACTTCAGCTCTTTTAATGGCTTTGCTTCCTGCAGGAACTTTTAGCTCAG GATTTGTTGGCATGGCACTATCTTATGGGTTTTCATTAAATATGTCCCTTGTTTTTGCTAGTCAAAATCAGTGCATACTTGCAAATAATATCGTCTCTGTAGAAAGGCTGAATCAGTATATGCACATCACCAGGGAAGCCTCTGAAATTGTTGAAGGCAACCGGCCTCCACCAAATTGGCCTGTTGTTGGTAGAGTTGTGCTTCAGGATCTGAAG ATCAGGTATCGACCAGATACTCCCCTTATACTTAAAGGGATCAATTGCACATTTGAGGGAGGACACAAAATTGGGATAGTTGGCCGAACTGGAAGTGGGAAATCAACTCTAATAGGTGCACTATTTCGAATTGTTGAGCCAGCTGGAGGAAAAATCATTATAGATGACATTGACATTGTCACGATTGGGCTTCATGATCTAAGGTCCCGATTTGCTGTCATACCTCAAGATCCAACACTTTTCCATGGCTCAGTTAGATATAACTTGGATCCTTTGAGTCAATACACTGATCAGCAAATATGGGAG GTCCTTGATAAATGTCAGCTACGAGAAGTTGTTCAAGAGAAAGAACATGGCCTGGATTCACTAG TTGTTGAAGATGGATCTAATTGGAGCATGGGACAACGGCAGTTGTTTTGTTTGGGAAGAGCATTATTACGCAGAAGTCGTATATTAGTTCTTGATGAAGCCACAGCATCAATTGACAATGCCACAGATGCGATCCTTCAAAAGACCATTAGAAGAGAATTTGCAGATTGCACTGTGATTACTGTGGCTCATAGAATCCTAACCGTGGTGGATTGCACGATGGTGCTTGCTATTAGTGAAG GAAAAGTTGTGGAGTATGACTGCCCACTGAAATTGATGAAGACCAAAGGATCTCTACTAGGGGAGCTTGTCAAAGAATACTGGTCCCATACTTCTGCTTCTAGCATCCGAGCCACGGATTCCTAG